Proteins encoded in a region of the Variovorax sp. PAMC 28711 genome:
- a CDS encoding TRAP transporter small permease — MRKILDFIYDSAAALAALFLVGLLVMVLLSVVSRQLHINLPGIDAYAGYLMAGCGFLALAHTLKRGEHIRVTLILQFLKPGARRWLERWAMGAAALLALLFAYYSVRLVFQSVEFHDISTGNDATPLWLPQLSMAVGAVVFAIASIDEFFVEWNGRPLRMNAEALRHE; from the coding sequence ATGCGCAAGATCCTCGATTTCATCTATGACAGCGCCGCCGCACTGGCGGCGCTTTTTCTTGTCGGACTGCTCGTGATGGTGCTGCTGTCGGTGGTCAGCCGGCAACTGCACATCAACCTGCCGGGCATCGACGCCTATGCGGGCTACCTCATGGCCGGCTGCGGGTTCCTGGCGCTGGCGCACACGCTCAAGCGTGGCGAGCACATCCGGGTCACGCTGATCCTGCAGTTTCTGAAGCCCGGCGCGCGCCGCTGGCTGGAGCGTTGGGCGATGGGTGCCGCAGCGCTGCTGGCGCTGCTGTTCGCCTACTACAGCGTGCGACTGGTGTTCCAGTCGGTCGAGTTTCACGATATTTCGACCGGCAACGACGCCACGCCGCTCTGGCTGCCGCAACTGAGCATGGCGGTCGGCGCCGTGGTGTTTGCGATCGCGTCGATCGACGAGTTCTTCGTCGAATGGAACGGCCGTCCGCTCCGGATGAACGCGGAGGCGTTGCGTCATGAATGA
- a CDS encoding ComEA family DNA-binding protein, which yields MFKKIAAAMVAMVFAVASFAAVDANKGSAADLDGLKGVGPAMSQRIIDARTQSAFKDWPDLMSRVKGVKEKKAAKLSAEGLTVNGESFKGAPAPAKTPKAEKVTKAEKVPAKP from the coding sequence ATGTTCAAGAAGATCGCGGCCGCCATGGTCGCCATGGTGTTTGCCGTCGCTTCGTTCGCTGCCGTCGACGCCAACAAGGGCAGCGCAGCCGACCTCGATGGTCTCAAGGGCGTCGGTCCGGCCATGTCGCAGCGCATCATCGATGCGCGCACGCAAAGCGCGTTCAAGGACTGGCCCGACCTCATGAGCCGCGTCAAGGGCGTCAAGGAGAAAAAGGCGGCCAAGCTCTCCGCCGAAGGTCTCACGGTGAATGGTGAATCCTTCAAGGGTGCTCCCGCTCCTGCCAAGACCCCCAAGGCGGAGAAGGTGACAAAGGCCGAGAAGGTCCCTGCGAAGCCCTGA
- a CDS encoding LapA family protein translates to MKYLLWLLSAAIFFILFSFALNNRQDATVHFFFGTEWSAPLVLIVLAAFTIGMVVGALGMLPGWWKHRSAAIRQPEPLPAAHSFPPGAELPVARTHGL, encoded by the coding sequence ATGAAATACCTTCTGTGGCTGCTGAGTGCAGCCATTTTTTTTATCCTCTTCTCATTCGCGCTGAACAACAGGCAAGACGCCACCGTCCACTTTTTCTTCGGTACGGAATGGAGCGCGCCGCTCGTTCTCATCGTTCTGGCGGCGTTCACCATCGGCATGGTGGTCGGCGCGCTGGGCATGCTGCCGGGCTGGTGGAAACACAGAAGCGCTGCGATACGACAACCCGAACCTTTGCCCGCGGCGCACTCTTTCCCTCCGGGCGCTGAACTGCCTGTGGCGCGCACGCATGGACTTTGA
- a CDS encoding integration host factor subunit beta, translating into MTRSDLVEELAARFAQLTHRDAEYAVKTILDAMSDALVNGHRIEIRGFGSFSVNRRPPRIGRNPRSGESVQIPEKRVPHFKPGKALREAVDARTAELDSQERKA; encoded by the coding sequence ATGACCCGCTCTGACCTCGTTGAAGAACTCGCAGCGCGCTTCGCGCAGCTCACGCACCGCGATGCCGAATACGCCGTCAAGACGATCCTTGATGCGATGAGCGACGCATTGGTCAATGGCCACCGCATCGAGATTCGCGGCTTCGGCAGTTTCTCGGTCAACAGGCGCCCGCCACGCATCGGGCGCAACCCGCGCTCAGGCGAAAGCGTGCAGATCCCCGAGAAGCGCGTGCCGCACTTCAAGCCCGGCAAGGCCCTGCGCGAAGCAGTCGATGCGCGCACCGCCGAACTGGATTCGCAGGAACGCAAGGCGTGA
- the rpsA gene encoding 30S ribosomal protein S1 produces MSESFADLFEESLKRSEMRTGEVITAEVVRVEHNHVVVNAGLKSEAYVPIEEFKNDKGELEVQAGDFVSVAIGSVENGYGDTILSRDTAKRLASWLALEKALESGDFVTGTTSGKVKGGLTVLVNGIRAFLPGSLIDTRPIKDLTPYENKTLEFKVIKLDRKRNNVVLSRRAVVEASMGEERQKLMETLKEGAVVRGVVKNITEYGAFVDLGGIDGLLHITDMAWRRVRHPSEVVQAGQEITAKILKFDTEKNRVSLGLKQMGDDPWMGVSRRYPQSTRLFGKITNIADYGAFVELEPGIEGLVHVSEMDWTNKNIAPNKIVSLGDEVEVMVLEIDEDKRRISLGMKQCKANPWQEFAQNTKRGDRVKGPIKSITDFGVFVGLAAGIDGLVHLSDLSWNETGEAAVRNYKKGQEVEALVLAVDVDRERISLGIKQLDSDPFTTFTTVNDKGQIVTGKVKTVDAKGAEIDLGEDIIGYLRASEISRDRVEDARNVLKEGDEVTAVVVNVDRKTRNIQLSIKQKDMVDEQGAMANLSQQSSRENAGTTSLGALLRAKLDNNDSK; encoded by the coding sequence ATGTCTGAATCTTTTGCCGACCTATTCGAAGAATCGCTGAAGCGCTCTGAAATGCGCACCGGTGAAGTCATCACCGCTGAAGTCGTTCGTGTCGAACACAACCACGTCGTCGTGAACGCCGGACTGAAGTCCGAAGCGTACGTGCCGATCGAAGAGTTCAAGAACGACAAGGGCGAGCTCGAAGTCCAGGCCGGCGATTTCGTTTCCGTGGCCATCGGCTCGGTCGAAAACGGCTACGGCGACACCATCCTCTCACGCGACACCGCCAAGCGTCTCGCTTCGTGGCTCGCCCTCGAGAAGGCCCTCGAATCCGGCGACTTCGTCACCGGTACCACCAGCGGCAAGGTCAAGGGCGGCCTGACCGTTCTGGTCAACGGCATCCGCGCGTTCCTGCCGGGCTCGCTGATCGACACGCGTCCGATCAAGGACCTGACACCTTACGAAAACAAGACCCTCGAATTCAAGGTCATCAAGCTCGACCGCAAGCGCAACAACGTCGTGCTGTCGCGCCGTGCCGTGGTCGAAGCCAGCATGGGCGAAGAGCGCCAGAAGCTGATGGAAACCCTGAAGGAAGGCGCAGTCGTGCGCGGTGTCGTCAAGAACATCACCGAATACGGCGCGTTCGTCGACCTCGGCGGCATCGACGGCCTGCTGCACATCACCGACATGGCATGGCGCCGTGTTCGCCACCCGAGCGAAGTCGTTCAGGCCGGCCAGGAAATCACCGCCAAGATCCTCAAGTTCGACACCGAAAAGAACCGTGTCTCGCTGGGTCTGAAGCAAATGGGCGATGACCCATGGATGGGCGTTTCGCGCCGCTACCCGCAATCGACCCGCCTGTTCGGCAAGATCACGAACATCGCCGACTACGGCGCATTCGTTGAACTCGAACCCGGCATCGAGGGCCTGGTGCACGTCTCCGAGATGGACTGGACCAACAAGAACATTGCGCCGAACAAGATCGTCTCGCTGGGCGACGAAGTCGAAGTCATGGTTCTGGAAATCGACGAAGACAAGCGCCGCATCAGCCTGGGCATGAAGCAGTGCAAGGCCAACCCGTGGCAAGAGTTCGCTCAGAACACCAAGCGTGGCGACCGCGTCAAGGGCCCGATCAAGTCGATCACCGACTTCGGCGTGTTCGTGGGTCTGGCTGCCGGCATCGACGGCCTGGTTCACCTCTCGGACCTCTCGTGGAACGAAACCGGCGAAGCCGCCGTTCGCAACTACAAGAAGGGCCAGGAAGTCGAAGCGCTCGTGCTGGCAGTCGATGTCGACCGCGAACGCATCAGCCTGGGCATCAAGCAGCTCGACAGCGATCCGTTCACGACGTTCACCACGGTGAACGACAAGGGCCAGATCGTCACCGGCAAGGTCAAGACTGTCGACGCCAAAGGCGCTGAGATCGACCTCGGCGAAGACATCATCGGCTACCTGCGCGCTTCGGAAATCTCACGCGACCGCGTCGAAGATGCCCGCAACGTGCTCAAGGAAGGCGACGAAGTCACGGCAGTGGTGGTCAACGTGGATCGCAAGACCCGCAACATCCAGCTGTCGATCAAGCAGAAGGACATGGTCGACGAACAAGGCGCCATGGCCAACCTGAGCCAGCAGTCGTCGCGCGAGAACGCCGGCACCACCAGTCTGGGCGCCCTGCTGCGTGCCAAGCTGGACAACAACGACAGCAAGTAA
- a CDS encoding prephenate dehydrogenase produces the protein MFEQLGLIGCGLMGGSFALALKRAKLVKRVVGYSKSPSTTERARQLGVIDVAAPSALLAVSGADLVLIAVPVAASEATFKAIRHGISADTLVMDVGSTKGDVIEAARRGLQDQFSSFVPAHPIAGKEVAGIEHADAGLFTRRQIVLTPVKATLRSNVQRATQIWTAVGGHVLTMTPEAHDSAFAAVSHLPHLLAFAFINAIAGQPQGASFLALAGSGFRDFSRIAAGDPTLWRDVLLANREQVLRQSQAFRKELLQFEALIASGDGQALERAIDNASRTRGRWQPAAPPSSD, from the coding sequence ATGTTCGAGCAACTCGGTCTGATCGGCTGCGGCCTGATGGGTGGGTCTTTCGCACTGGCGCTCAAGCGCGCGAAGCTGGTGAAGCGGGTGGTCGGCTACAGCAAGTCGCCCTCCACCACCGAACGCGCGCGCCAACTCGGCGTCATCGACGTGGCGGCACCTTCGGCCCTGTTGGCCGTATCGGGTGCCGACCTGGTCTTGATCGCCGTGCCGGTCGCCGCGTCCGAAGCCACGTTCAAGGCCATACGCCACGGCATCTCCGCGGACACGCTGGTGATGGATGTCGGCTCGACCAAGGGCGATGTGATCGAAGCGGCGCGACGCGGCCTGCAAGACCAGTTCTCCAGCTTCGTGCCGGCACACCCGATCGCCGGCAAGGAAGTCGCTGGCATCGAGCATGCCGACGCCGGCCTGTTCACCCGCCGGCAGATCGTGTTGACGCCGGTCAAGGCCACTCTGCGCTCCAACGTGCAGCGCGCCACCCAAATCTGGACAGCGGTCGGCGGCCATGTGCTGACCATGACGCCCGAGGCGCACGACAGTGCTTTCGCCGCAGTCAGCCACTTGCCGCATTTGCTGGCTTTCGCTTTCATCAATGCGATCGCAGGCCAGCCGCAGGGCGCCAGCTTTCTCGCTCTGGCCGGCTCGGGTTTTCGCGATTTCTCGCGCATCGCCGCAGGCGATCCGACCCTGTGGCGCGACGTCTTGCTGGCCAATCGCGAGCAGGTGCTGCGCCAGTCGCAGGCCTTCCGCAAAGAGTTGTTGCAATTCGAGGCGTTGATCGCTTCCGGCGACGGGCAGGCGCTCGAACGCGCCATCGACAACGCGAGCCGCACGCGCGGCCGCTGGCAGCCTGCCGCTCCACCTTCCAGCGATTGA
- the pheA gene encoding prephenate dehydratase has translation MTASAPDTPSAPNSDNLSGLRIQIDSLDQRLLELLNQRARVAEQVGEVKKRDGTPFFRPDRVAQVIEKMQKSNGGPLKDLHVAAIWREIMSACLALESPQRVAVLGPEGTFCEQAAVEYFGGAADLVYCASFDEVFHATASGSAQYGVVGVENSNEGVVTRSLDMFLHSPTHVVGEVALLVRHNLLRSTHSLEGIEVVLAHPQALAQCQNWLAKHLPLAERRAVSSNAEGARLAASNPAWAGLASERAATRFGLHIVAHAIQDDAYNRTRFAIICLPQTLAMPPASERDCTSLVVSVPNQPGALHDLLVPLKNHGVSMTRFESRPARTGQWEYYFYIDLDGHPSQPNVAAALAELRSLCAFYKVLGAYPVKA, from the coding sequence ATGACAGCCTCCGCCCCAGACACACCCTCCGCTCCGAATTCCGACAATCTTTCGGGCCTGCGCATCCAGATCGATTCGCTTGATCAGCGCCTGCTCGAATTGCTGAACCAGCGCGCGCGCGTCGCCGAGCAGGTCGGCGAAGTCAAGAAGCGCGATGGCACGCCCTTCTTCCGCCCGGACCGCGTGGCCCAGGTCATTGAGAAGATGCAAAAGAGCAACGGCGGGCCGTTGAAGGACCTGCATGTCGCGGCCATCTGGCGCGAAATCATGTCGGCCTGCTTGGCGCTCGAATCGCCGCAACGCGTCGCGGTGCTCGGACCGGAAGGCACATTCTGCGAACAGGCGGCGGTCGAATATTTCGGCGGTGCTGCAGACCTGGTCTATTGCGCCAGTTTCGACGAAGTGTTCCACGCGACGGCCAGCGGCAGCGCGCAATACGGCGTGGTCGGCGTCGAGAATTCCAACGAAGGCGTGGTCACGCGCTCGCTCGACATGTTCCTCCACTCGCCCACCCACGTGGTGGGCGAAGTCGCCTTGTTGGTGCGTCACAACCTGCTGCGATCCACCCATTCGCTGGAGGGCATCGAAGTGGTGCTGGCGCATCCGCAAGCGCTGGCGCAATGCCAGAACTGGCTCGCCAAGCACCTGCCGCTGGCCGAACGCCGTGCGGTGTCGAGCAATGCCGAAGGCGCCCGGCTCGCCGCTTCGAATCCGGCGTGGGCGGGCCTCGCCAGTGAGCGCGCGGCCACCCGCTTCGGTCTGCACATCGTGGCCCATGCCATTCAGGACGACGCCTACAACCGCACCCGCTTCGCGATCATCTGCCTGCCGCAAACGCTGGCCATGCCGCCGGCGTCGGAGCGCGATTGCACCAGCCTCGTCGTCTCGGTGCCGAACCAGCCCGGCGCGCTGCACGATCTGCTGGTGCCCTTGAAGAACCATGGCGTGTCGATGACGCGTTTCGAATCGCGCCCGGCGCGCACCGGCCAGTGGGAGTACTACTTCTACATCGACCTCGACGGTCATCCTTCGCAACCCAACGTCGCGGCCGCGCTGGCGGAATTGCGCAGCCTGTGCGCGTTCTACAAGGTGCTGGGCGCCTACCCGGTTAAGGCCTGA
- the serC gene encoding 3-phosphoserine/phosphohydroxythreonine transaminase, whose protein sequence is MPEAVLRRAAEEMLDWHGSGMGVMEMSHRGKEFGAIAMQAAADFRTLLAIPAHFHILFMQGGGLGENAIVPLNLSRGTKADFVITGSWSAKSQKEAQRYCATRVAASNAADQHTRLPDPASWQLDRDASYVHVCTNETINGVEFQALPDLRALGCDAPLVIDFSSHVASRSIDWRRVGLAFGGAQKNLGPAGLTIVVVRDDLLGRALEICPSAFNYKTVADNQSMYNTPPTWGIYVAGLTFQWLLQQREGDATGIAAMERRNIAKAKLLYDVIDSSAFYNNTVDPACRSRMNIPFFLRDEAHNDAFLAGARETGLLQLKGHKSVGGMRASLYNAMPLAGVQALVAYMREFERSHA, encoded by the coding sequence ATGCCGGAGGCGGTGCTTCGGCGCGCGGCCGAAGAAATGCTGGACTGGCATGGCAGCGGCATGGGCGTGATGGAAATGAGCCATCGCGGCAAGGAATTCGGTGCGATCGCCATGCAGGCGGCGGCCGACTTCCGGACGCTGCTGGCGATTCCGGCGCATTTTCACATCCTGTTCATGCAGGGTGGCGGACTCGGCGAAAACGCGATCGTCCCGCTCAACCTGTCGCGCGGCACGAAAGCCGATTTCGTGATCACTGGCAGCTGGAGCGCGAAATCGCAGAAAGAAGCGCAGCGTTATTGCGCCACACGTGTTGCCGCCAGCAACGCGGCCGACCAGCACACGCGTCTGCCCGACCCTGCCTCCTGGCAGCTCGACCGCGACGCGTCGTATGTGCATGTGTGCACCAACGAAACCATCAACGGCGTGGAATTCCAGGCGTTGCCCGACCTTCGGGCACTGGGTTGTGACGCGCCGCTGGTGATCGATTTTTCGTCGCATGTCGCGTCGCGCAGCATCGACTGGCGCCGCGTCGGCCTGGCCTTCGGTGGCGCGCAGAAGAACCTGGGGCCCGCTGGCCTGACGATCGTGGTCGTGCGCGATGACCTGCTGGGCCGCGCGCTGGAGATCTGCCCCAGCGCGTTCAACTACAAGACGGTGGCCGACAACCAGTCGATGTACAACACCCCGCCGACCTGGGGCATTTACGTCGCCGGCCTCACATTCCAGTGGCTGCTGCAACAACGCGAGGGCGACGCCACCGGCATCGCCGCCATGGAACGGCGCAACATCGCCAAGGCGAAGCTCCTGTACGACGTCATCGACAGCTCGGCGTTCTACAACAACACGGTCGATCCGGCCTGCCGCTCGCGCATGAACATTCCGTTTTTCCTGCGCGACGAAGCCCACAACGACGCCTTTCTGGCAGGCGCACGGGAAACCGGGCTGCTCCAGCTCAAAGGGCATAAATCGGTCGGCGGGATGCGCGCCAGCCTCTACAACGCAATGCCGCTCGCGGGAGTGCAGGCGCTGGTGGCCTACATGCGAGAATTCGAGCGCTCGCACGCCTAG
- a CDS encoding DUF2059 domain-containing protein, translated as MNKFKFALLTAALATGSMAMAQDKAALVKQFVDLQRPGIESLARGLVEQSSAPIAQAGSAYLQTQVAPEKREAAAKAADAELKKYFDESYPIVRDKAVQLAPGALGPLLEQSFTDDELRQLVAWISSPLSKKYQDLNPKMQTALTEKLVTETRASIEPKMKALDESVAKALGAPTGPAPARAPAAAPAKAPAKK; from the coding sequence ATGAATAAATTCAAATTCGCGCTTTTGACTGCAGCCCTCGCCACCGGCTCGATGGCCATGGCGCAAGACAAGGCCGCACTGGTCAAGCAATTCGTCGATCTGCAGCGCCCCGGCATCGAGTCGCTCGCACGCGGACTGGTCGAACAGTCAAGCGCACCGATCGCACAAGCCGGCTCGGCCTACCTGCAAACGCAGGTTGCGCCCGAGAAGCGCGAAGCCGCCGCCAAGGCAGCCGACGCGGAACTCAAGAAGTATTTCGACGAGTCCTACCCGATCGTTCGCGACAAGGCTGTGCAACTCGCGCCCGGCGCGCTCGGCCCTCTGCTTGAACAGAGTTTCACCGACGACGAACTGCGTCAATTGGTGGCCTGGATCAGCTCGCCGCTGAGCAAGAAGTACCAGGACCTGAATCCAAAGATGCAGACCGCCTTGACGGAAAAGCTCGTGACCGAAACGCGCGCCAGCATCGAGCCGAAGATGAAGGCGCTGGACGAAAGCGTCGCGAAGGCTCTGGGCGCACCGACCGGCCCTGCGCCCGCGCGCGCACCCGCTGCTGCGCCTGCCAAGGCTCCTGCCAAGAAGTGA
- the gyrA gene encoding DNA gyrase subunit A, with the protein MTSFAKETLPISLEEEMRRSYLDYAMSVIVGRALPDARDGLKPVHRRVLFAMHELNNDWNRPYKKSARIVGDVIGKYHPHGDQSVYDTIVRLAQNFSMRHMLVDGQGNFGSVDGDQAAAMRYTEIRLSKIAHEMLGDIDKETIDFQDNYDGSEREPMVLPSKLPNLLVNGAGGIAVGMATNIPPHNLNEVVDACLHLLRNPMADIDELMEIIPAPDFPTAGIIYGINGIKDGYRTGRGKVVMRARCHFEDIDRGQRQAIIVDELPYQVNKKTLQERMAELVHEKKIEGISHIQDESDKSGMRLVIELKRGEVPEVVLNNLYKQTQLQDTFGINMVALINGQPKLCNLKDLIEVFLQHRREVVTRRTVFTLRKARERGHVLEGLAVALANIDEFIAIIRNAPTPPVAKTELMARPWDSKLVREMLTRTRADGGVINADDYRPDGLELEFGMGSDGLYRLSETQAQEILQMRLQRLTGLEQDKIVAEYKEVMAEIDDLLDILAKPERVSTIIGDELGTIKQEFGQTKLGARRSQVEHSAYDLSTEDLITPTDMVVTLSHSGYIKSQPLGEYRAQKRGGRGKQATATKEDDWIDQLFIANTHDYILCFSNRGRLYWLKVWEVPAGSRGSRGRPIVNMFPLQEGEKINVVLALTGEKRTFPADQFVFMATSMGTVKKTALDEFNNPRKGGIIAVNLDDGDFLIGAALTDGKHDVMLFSDGGKAVRFYEDDVRPLGRNARGVRGMSLDVGQSVIAMLVAEDEQQSVLTATENGYGKRTSITEYTRHGRGTKGMIAIQQSERNGKVVAATLVHADDEIMLITDKGVLVRTRVAEIRELGRATQGVTLIGLDEGAKLSGLQRIVENDAIGETEPDADDTSTSSTENPNE; encoded by the coding sequence ATGACCTCGTTCGCTAAAGAAACCCTGCCCATCAGTCTCGAAGAGGAAATGCGTCGCAGCTACCTTGACTACGCGATGAGCGTGATCGTCGGGCGCGCACTCCCCGATGCAAGGGACGGCCTCAAACCGGTGCATCGCCGCGTGCTCTTTGCGATGCACGAACTGAACAACGACTGGAACCGTCCCTACAAGAAGTCGGCTCGTATCGTGGGCGACGTGATCGGTAAGTACCACCCGCATGGCGATCAGTCGGTCTACGACACGATTGTGCGACTGGCCCAGAACTTCTCGATGCGGCACATGCTGGTCGATGGCCAGGGCAATTTCGGTTCGGTGGACGGCGACCAGGCTGCGGCCATGCGCTATACGGAAATCCGCCTGTCCAAGATCGCGCACGAAATGCTGGGCGATATCGACAAGGAAACGATTGATTTTCAGGACAATTACGACGGCTCCGAAAGAGAGCCAATGGTCTTGCCAAGCAAATTGCCAAATCTGCTGGTCAACGGGGCCGGCGGTATTGCCGTCGGGATGGCAACCAATATTCCGCCGCACAACCTGAACGAGGTGGTCGACGCCTGCCTGCATTTGCTGCGCAATCCGATGGCGGACATCGATGAGTTGATGGAAATCATCCCCGCACCGGACTTCCCGACCGCCGGGATCATCTACGGCATCAACGGCATCAAGGACGGCTACCGCACCGGGCGCGGCAAGGTGGTGATGCGCGCAAGATGCCACTTCGAGGACATCGATCGCGGCCAACGTCAGGCCATCATCGTCGACGAGTTGCCCTATCAGGTCAACAAGAAGACGCTTCAGGAGCGCATGGCCGAGCTGGTGCACGAGAAGAAGATCGAAGGCATCAGCCACATCCAGGACGAATCCGATAAATCAGGCATGCGACTCGTGATCGAGTTGAAGCGTGGCGAAGTGCCCGAGGTGGTGCTGAACAACCTGTACAAGCAGACGCAGTTGCAGGACACCTTCGGCATCAATATGGTGGCGCTGATCAACGGCCAGCCGAAGCTCTGCAATTTGAAGGACCTCATCGAGGTCTTCCTGCAGCATCGCCGCGAAGTGGTGACGCGTCGTACGGTCTTCACTTTGCGAAAAGCGCGCGAGCGCGGTCACGTGCTGGAAGGTCTGGCCGTCGCACTGGCCAACATCGATGAATTCATCGCCATCATCCGCAACGCCCCGACGCCACCTGTCGCCAAGACCGAACTCATGGCGCGGCCGTGGGATAGCAAGCTCGTGCGGGAAATGCTCACGCGCACACGCGCCGACGGCGGCGTCATCAATGCGGACGACTACCGGCCAGACGGGTTGGAGCTGGAATTCGGCATGGGATCGGATGGCCTCTACCGGCTCTCCGAAACACAAGCGCAGGAAATTTTGCAGATGCGCTTGCAACGCCTGACCGGGCTGGAGCAGGACAAGATCGTTGCGGAGTACAAGGAAGTGATGGCCGAGATCGACGACTTGCTCGACATCTTGGCCAAGCCGGAGCGCGTGTCGACCATCATCGGCGACGAACTCGGCACCATCAAACAGGAATTCGGCCAGACCAAGCTCGGCGCCCGTCGCAGCCAGGTCGAGCACAGTGCCTACGACCTGTCGACCGAAGACCTGATCACCCCGACTGACATGGTGGTCACGCTCTCGCACAGCGGCTACATCAAGAGTCAGCCGCTCGGCGAATATCGCGCCCAGAAGCGCGGCGGGCGCGGCAAGCAGGCGACGGCGACGAAAGAAGACGACTGGATCGATCAGCTCTTCATTGCCAACACGCACGACTACATCCTCTGTTTCTCCAACCGCGGCCGGCTGTATTGGCTGAAGGTCTGGGAAGTACCGGCAGGCTCGCGCGGCTCGCGCGGCCGGCCGATCGTCAACATGTTCCCGCTGCAAGAAGGCGAAAAGATCAACGTCGTCTTGGCGTTGACGGGCGAGAAGCGCACCTTCCCGGCCGACCAGTTCGTGTTCATGGCGACGTCGATGGGCACTGTCAAGAAAACAGCACTGGACGAATTCAACAATCCGCGCAAGGGCGGGATCATCGCGGTGAACCTCGATGACGGCGACTTCCTGATCGGAGCTGCCCTGACAGATGGCAAGCACGACGTCATGCTGTTCAGCGATGGCGGCAAGGCAGTGCGCTTCTACGAAGACGACGTCAGGCCGCTCGGTCGCAATGCACGGGGTGTGCGTGGCATGTCGCTGGATGTCGGCCAGAGCGTGATCGCGATGCTCGTTGCCGAGGACGAACAGCAAAGTGTGCTGACCGCCACCGAAAATGGTTACGGAAAGCGCACAAGCATTACCGAATACACGCGTCATGGCCGCGGAACCAAAGGCATGATCGCGATTCAACAGAGTGAGCGCAACGGCAAGGTCGTTGCCGCGACTCTGGTCCATGCGGACGACGAAATCATGCTCATCACCGACAAGGGCGTGCTCGTGCGCACCCGTGTTGCCGAAATTCGCGAGCTCGGTCGCGCGACGCAAGGCGTCACGCTGATCGGCCTCGATGAAGGCGCCAAACTCAGCGGCTTGCAGCGCATCGTAGAAAACGATGCCATTGGCGAGACTGAGCCCGACGCCGACGACACTTCAACATCTTCAACGGAGAATCCCAATGAATAA
- the ompA gene encoding outer membrane protein OmpA produces the protein MKKLNKVAVMFAVAALATAAGAQTRVTAANDGPVIDNWQNGTSELVWKNGTNELCWRDANWTPATAAKGCDGALVPAAAPVAGVTPVAPGAPAVPPAVAASKVTFAADAFFDFDKSVLKPEGRAKLTDLVSKIRGVNLEVIIAVGHTDSIGTVPYNQRLSVRRAEAVKAFLVSKGIERNRVYTEGKGEAQPVADNRTKEGRAKNRRVEIEVVGTRAN, from the coding sequence ATGAAGAAACTGAACAAAGTTGCGGTGATGTTTGCAGTCGCTGCGCTCGCCACGGCCGCCGGCGCGCAGACCCGTGTCACCGCAGCAAACGATGGCCCCGTCATCGACAACTGGCAAAACGGCACCAGCGAGCTGGTCTGGAAGAATGGCACGAACGAACTGTGCTGGCGCGATGCCAACTGGACGCCCGCAACGGCTGCCAAGGGTTGCGATGGCGCCCTCGTTCCCGCTGCAGCGCCTGTCGCTGGTGTGACGCCAGTTGCGCCGGGCGCACCTGCCGTGCCGCCAGCAGTGGCAGCCTCGAAGGTGACCTTCGCTGCCGACGCGTTCTTCGACTTCGACAAGTCGGTCCTGAAGCCTGAAGGTCGCGCCAAGCTGACCGACCTGGTCTCCAAGATCCGTGGCGTCAATCTCGAAGTGATCATCGCTGTGGGCCATACCGACTCGATCGGTACTGTGCCTTACAACCAGCGTTTGTCGGTGCGTCGCGCCGAAGCCGTCAAGGCCTTCCTGGTCTCGAAGGGCATCGAACGCAACCGCGTTTACACCGAAGGCAAGGGCGAAGCGCAACCTGTTGCGGACAACCGCACCAAGGAAGGCCGCGCCAAGAACCGCCGCGTTGAAATCGAAGTGGTCGGTACCCGCGCCAACTGA